A single window of Intrasporangium calvum DSM 43043 DNA harbors:
- a CDS encoding FAD-linked oxidase C-terminal domain-containing protein, with translation MDALGLAGPLRRALGDHKVITDHQELRTYECDGLAHYKVTPALVVLAENTEDVATTVRSCAEHGIPFVARGSGTGLSGGALPRADGVLIVMSRMRRILEIDPGNQRAVVEPGVINLQLSREAQPTGYYYAPDPSSQQVCSIGGNVAENSGGAHCLKYGFTANHVTGVEFVTPAGDVVHIGGKAPDAPGYDLLGAVVGSEGTLGIATRATVRLTRSPEEVRTLLAGFPDTDQAGAAVSAIIGAGVIPAAIEMMDALAIEAAEAAVQCGYPAGAGAVLIVELDGPASEVAHQFDDVEGHCRANGAFEIRIAADDVERALFWKGRKSAFAAVGRISPDYIVQDGVIPRTSLPEVLRRISEISRDAGVRVANVFHAGDGNLHPLVLFDDANEGEADRAEEVSGAILDLCIQHGGSITGEHGVGSDKAKYMPRMFSDDDLDTMQLVRCAFDPTSISNPGKVFPTPRLCGEVPGRHRGPHPLVAAGKADLF, from the coding sequence ATGGACGCGCTCGGCCTGGCTGGACCCTTGCGGCGGGCTCTCGGTGACCACAAGGTGATCACCGACCACCAGGAGCTGCGGACGTACGAGTGCGACGGCCTGGCGCACTACAAGGTCACGCCGGCCCTCGTCGTCCTCGCCGAGAACACCGAGGACGTCGCGACGACGGTCCGCTCCTGCGCCGAGCACGGCATCCCCTTCGTCGCTCGAGGCTCTGGGACGGGACTGTCCGGGGGTGCGCTGCCCCGCGCGGACGGCGTGCTCATCGTGATGTCCCGGATGAGGAGGATCCTGGAGATCGACCCCGGCAACCAGCGCGCGGTCGTCGAGCCGGGCGTCATCAACCTCCAGCTGAGCCGCGAGGCGCAGCCGACCGGCTACTACTACGCCCCCGACCCGTCGAGCCAGCAGGTTTGCTCGATCGGCGGCAACGTGGCCGAGAACTCCGGCGGGGCGCACTGCCTCAAGTACGGGTTCACCGCGAACCACGTGACCGGTGTCGAGTTCGTCACGCCCGCCGGAGATGTCGTCCACATCGGCGGCAAGGCCCCTGACGCGCCCGGCTACGACCTGCTCGGCGCCGTCGTGGGGTCGGAGGGGACCCTGGGGATCGCCACCCGGGCCACCGTCCGGCTGACCCGCAGCCCCGAGGAGGTCCGGACCCTGCTCGCCGGCTTCCCCGACACCGACCAGGCCGGGGCCGCCGTGTCAGCGATCATCGGTGCCGGCGTCATCCCGGCGGCCATCGAGATGATGGACGCCCTGGCCATCGAGGCCGCTGAGGCCGCCGTGCAGTGCGGCTACCCCGCCGGGGCGGGCGCGGTGCTCATCGTCGAGCTCGACGGGCCTGCCTCGGAGGTCGCGCACCAGTTCGACGACGTCGAGGGCCACTGTCGGGCCAACGGCGCCTTCGAGATCCGGATCGCCGCTGACGACGTCGAGCGGGCCCTCTTCTGGAAGGGACGGAAGTCTGCCTTCGCGGCCGTCGGGCGGATCAGCCCCGACTACATCGTCCAGGACGGCGTCATCCCGAGGACGTCTCTGCCCGAAGTGCTCCGGCGCATCTCGGAGATCTCGCGCGACGCCGGGGTTCGCGTGGCCAACGTGTTCCACGCCGGCGACGGCAACCTGCACCCCCTCGTCCTCTTCGACGACGCCAACGAGGGCGAGGCGGACCGTGCCGAGGAGGTCTCCGGTGCGATCCTCGACCTCTGCATCCAGCACGGCGGCTCCATCACCGGCGAGCACGGGGTCGGCTCGGACAAGGCGAAGTACATGCCCCGGATGTTCAGCGACGACGACCTCGACACCATGCAGCTCGTCCGTTGTGCGTTCGACCCGACATCGATCTCCAACCCCGGCAAGGTCTTTCCGACGCCTCGCCTCTGCGGGGAGGTCCCGGGCCGCCACCGGGGGCCGCACCCGCTCGTCGCGGCCGGAAAGGCGGACCTGTTCTGA
- a CDS encoding FAD-binding oxidoreductase, with translation MTAILDTLKAATDGHAAEATADDLVAGVPARWVARPGSTAQTSALLTAAAEQRLTVVARGAGTKLAWGAPPESVDLVVDTTRMSEVVEHAAGDLVVVAGAGRTLDELQADLAPAGQRLGVDPPRRGTLGGAVATASTGPGRLFHGAVRDLLIGVRFVRADGVAAHAGGKVVKNVAGYDLGKVLTGSFGTLGVITEVAFRLHPVPGAQRWISCPAGEPEGTQALVSSLADSQLAISSVELDRAADGSSVSVLVEGTAPGVEQRATEMLRLMGSGATEAETPPAWWGTEPDSDSAVLIKVTHEISRLGSLLQTVDEAAADTGLQVRFRGSPVVGTALLGLSRADGTDGGADADGSHLAEGVRQFLDRVRAGSGTFGGSAVVLEAPGVIRDGLDVWGPVEALGLMRSLKSQFDPERRLAPGRFVGGI, from the coding sequence ATGACCGCGATCCTCGACACCCTCAAGGCGGCGACCGACGGCCACGCGGCCGAGGCGACCGCAGACGATCTCGTCGCCGGCGTCCCCGCACGCTGGGTCGCCCGCCCCGGGTCGACGGCGCAGACCTCGGCGCTGCTGACGGCAGCGGCAGAGCAGCGGCTGACCGTCGTCGCTCGGGGGGCCGGCACCAAGCTCGCCTGGGGTGCGCCGCCCGAGTCCGTCGACCTCGTCGTCGACACGACCCGGATGAGCGAGGTCGTCGAGCACGCGGCTGGGGACCTCGTCGTCGTCGCCGGCGCCGGGCGCACGCTCGACGAGCTCCAGGCCGATCTCGCCCCCGCCGGGCAGCGGCTGGGCGTGGACCCGCCGCGGCGCGGCACCCTCGGTGGTGCCGTGGCCACGGCGTCGACCGGGCCCGGACGGCTCTTCCACGGCGCCGTGCGCGACCTGCTCATCGGCGTCCGCTTCGTGCGCGCCGACGGCGTGGCAGCCCACGCGGGTGGCAAGGTCGTGAAGAACGTCGCGGGGTACGACCTCGGCAAGGTCCTGACCGGCTCCTTCGGCACGCTCGGTGTGATCACCGAGGTCGCCTTCCGTCTCCACCCCGTCCCGGGCGCCCAGCGCTGGATCAGCTGCCCCGCGGGCGAGCCGGAGGGCACCCAGGCGCTCGTGTCCTCCCTTGCCGACTCGCAGCTCGCGATCTCGTCGGTCGAGCTCGACCGGGCCGCCGACGGCTCGTCCGTCAGCGTCCTCGTGGAGGGCACCGCGCCCGGGGTCGAGCAGCGAGCCACAGAGATGCTGCGCCTGATGGGGTCTGGGGCCACCGAGGCGGAGACACCCCCGGCGTGGTGGGGGACGGAGCCGGACAGCGACAGCGCGGTGCTCATCAAGGTGACGCACGAGATCTCCCGGCTCGGCAGCCTGCTCCAGACCGTCGACGAGGCCGCGGCTGACACCGGTCTGCAGGTGCGGTTCCGGGGAAGCCCGGTGGTCGGCACGGCCCTGCTGGGCCTCTCGCGCGCTGACGGCACCGACGGTGGTGCGGACGCTGACGGGAGCCACCTCGCCGAGGGCGTGCGGCAGTTCCTCGACCGGGTCCGCGCCGGCTCAGGAACATTCGGCGGCTCTGCCGTCGTCCTCGAGGCTCCTGGCGTGATCCGCGACGGCCTCGACGTGTGGGGCCCGGTGGAGGCCCTCGGCCTCATGCGCTCGCTCAAGAGCCAGTTCGATCCCGAGCGTCGTCTGGCGCCCGGCCGCTTCGTGGGAGGGATCTAG
- a CDS encoding citrate synthase: MSVKTHEAVVNGHEELDLPVLHATEGSDAYDVSKLLGQTGRVTLDPGFVNTASCRSAITYIDGDAGILRYRGYPIEQLAEGSTFLETAYLLIYGELPTEAELDAFDARIRRHTLLHEDLRSFFAGFPRDAHPMPVLSSAVSALSTFYQDSLDPFDAEQVELSTVRLLAKLPTIAAYAHRKSMGQPLLYPDNNLSLVENFLRMSFGFPAEPYELDPVKVNALDQLLVLHADHEQNCSTSTVRMVGSSHANLFASVSAGINALFGPLHGGANQAVLTMLESIKADGGDVASFVRKVKDKDTGVRLMGFGHRVYKNYDPRAAIIKRTADQVLERLGQRDELLDIALELEQQALSDDYFFERKLYPNVDFYTGLIYRALGFPPKMFTVLFALGRLPGWIAQWREMIADPDLKIARPRQLYVGPTERDYVPAGRR, translated from the coding sequence ATGAGTGTGAAGACGCACGAGGCAGTAGTGAACGGCCACGAAGAGCTGGACCTCCCGGTTCTCCACGCAACGGAGGGCAGCGATGCCTACGACGTGTCGAAGCTGCTCGGCCAGACGGGCCGGGTGACGCTCGACCCGGGCTTCGTCAACACGGCCTCCTGCCGGTCGGCGATCACCTACATCGACGGCGACGCCGGGATCCTGCGTTACCGCGGTTACCCCATCGAACAGCTCGCGGAGGGCTCGACCTTCCTCGAGACCGCCTACCTGCTCATCTACGGCGAGCTGCCGACCGAGGCCGAGCTCGACGCCTTCGACGCCCGGATCCGCCGGCACACGCTCCTGCACGAGGACCTGCGCAGCTTCTTCGCCGGCTTCCCGCGCGACGCGCACCCGATGCCCGTGCTCTCCTCGGCCGTGTCGGCGCTCTCGACCTTCTACCAGGACAGCCTCGACCCCTTCGACGCGGAGCAGGTCGAGCTCTCGACGGTCCGCCTCCTCGCCAAGCTGCCGACCATCGCCGCCTACGCACACCGCAAGAGCATGGGCCAGCCGCTGCTCTACCCGGACAACAACCTGTCGCTGGTGGAGAACTTCCTGCGGATGTCCTTCGGCTTCCCGGCCGAGCCCTACGAGCTCGATCCCGTCAAGGTCAACGCCCTGGACCAGTTACTCGTCCTCCACGCCGACCACGAGCAGAACTGCTCGACCTCGACGGTGCGGATGGTCGGCTCCTCCCACGCCAACCTGTTCGCCTCGGTCTCCGCAGGTATCAACGCGCTCTTCGGCCCGCTGCACGGTGGGGCCAACCAGGCGGTGCTCACGATGCTCGAGTCGATCAAGGCAGACGGTGGCGACGTCGCGAGCTTCGTGCGCAAGGTGAAGGACAAGGACACCGGCGTGCGGCTCATGGGCTTCGGGCACCGGGTCTACAAGAACTACGACCCGCGTGCGGCGATCATCAAGCGGACGGCCGACCAGGTCCTCGAGCGGCTGGGGCAGCGTGACGAGCTGCTCGACATCGCCCTCGAGCTCGAGCAACAGGCCCTGTCCGACGACTACTTCTTCGAGCGCAAGCTCTACCCGAACGTCGACTTCTACACCGGCCTGATCTACCGGGCGCTGGGCTTCCCGCCGAAGATGTTCACGGTGCTCTTCGCGCTCGGTCGGCTGCCGGGGTGGATCGCGCAGTGGCGCGAGATGATCGCCGACCCGGACCTGAAGATCGCCCGGCCCCGACAGCTGTACGTCGGCCCGACCGAGCGCGACTACGTGCCGGCAGGTCGCCGCTGA
- a CDS encoding NAD(P)/FAD-dependent oxidoreductase, which yields MTSRAAPTRYDVVVIGGGMAGASAAHELSLDHSVLLVEMESTLGHHATGRSAAMYLETYGGPEVRALTLGSRPFLEDPPEGFDRPLMSSRPLLQVARPGRGEVIDALHEQVRHLVPAARVVDAVAAGLLCPILRPGAVAKGLLEPDAMELDVHAIHQGYLRGLRARGGTVVRSARVAHLERSGDTWVVHTAAGPAARGRIVVNAAGAWADEVAVAAGAAPVGLTARRRTVFTIGAGHVTGSDRLPLLYDVDESFYVKPEGRQLLCSPADRTPVTPGDAKADTVQIARALDEIRAFTTVDARSVLTSWAGLRTFAPDEQFVIGFDPVAPGLFWLAGQGGYGIQTAPATARLAATLVRGQAAPDDLVQLGLHAAAVSPARFHWRTAAPSPPGRRDG from the coding sequence GTGACATCCCGCGCAGCGCCGACCCGGTACGACGTGGTGGTCATCGGTGGCGGGATGGCGGGCGCGTCGGCGGCTCACGAGCTTTCCCTGGACCACTCGGTGCTGCTCGTGGAGATGGAGTCGACTCTCGGCCACCACGCGACCGGGCGCTCGGCAGCCATGTACCTCGAGACCTACGGCGGCCCGGAGGTCCGCGCCCTCACCCTCGGGAGCCGCCCGTTCCTCGAGGACCCACCCGAGGGTTTCGACCGGCCGCTGATGTCGTCTCGCCCGCTTCTTCAGGTGGCCCGGCCCGGCCGGGGAGAGGTCATCGACGCCCTCCACGAGCAGGTCCGTCACCTCGTCCCCGCGGCGAGGGTCGTCGACGCCGTCGCGGCCGGGCTGCTGTGCCCGATCCTGCGCCCGGGAGCCGTCGCCAAGGGCCTCCTCGAGCCGGACGCGATGGAGCTCGACGTCCACGCCATTCACCAGGGCTACCTCCGGGGCCTGCGGGCGCGGGGCGGGACGGTCGTCCGCAGCGCCCGGGTGGCGCACCTCGAGCGCAGTGGCGACACCTGGGTGGTCCACACAGCTGCAGGTCCCGCGGCGCGCGGTCGCATCGTCGTCAACGCCGCGGGTGCCTGGGCCGACGAGGTGGCCGTCGCAGCCGGAGCAGCACCGGTTGGGCTGACCGCGCGGCGCCGCACCGTCTTCACGATCGGGGCCGGACACGTCACCGGCAGCGACCGGCTCCCGCTCCTCTACGACGTCGACGAGTCGTTCTACGTCAAGCCGGAGGGCCGGCAGCTCCTCTGCTCGCCGGCCGACCGGACACCGGTCACGCCGGGCGACGCGAAGGCGGACACCGTGCAGATCGCACGCGCCCTCGACGAGATCCGCGCCTTCACGACGGTTGACGCCCGCTCCGTCCTCACCTCCTGGGCCGGACTGCGCACCTTCGCGCCCGATGAGCAGTTCGTCATCGGCTTCGACCCGGTGGCTCCGGGCTTGTTCTGGTTGGCGGGCCAGGGCGGCTACGGGATCCAGACGGCGCCGGCGACCGCCCGGCTCGCCGCCACCCTCGTCCGCGGCCAGGCTGCTCCTGACGACCTCGTCCAGCTGGGACTGCATGCCGCAGCCGTGTCACCCGCCCGCTTCCACTGGCGGACAGCGGCCCCCTCCCCGCCTGGCCGCAGGGACGGATGA
- the glcF gene encoding glycolate oxidase subunit GlcF: MSTPESGPGPVSTPTGTLGTDQRLSLTPVQSGPPAFDAHRPPSAELVADCVHCGFCLPTCPTYALWGEEMDSPRGRIYLMNEGLQGEPMTPSMVQHFDACLGCMACVTACPSGVQYDRLIEATRAQVERRHERPRREKALRAAIFAVFPYPKRLRALRGPLRLHQKTGLSRLLRRTGVLDRLSPTLASMEALAPPLENREPVPERTPAQGTKRGTVGMLLGCVQREFFPGVNAATARVLAAEGFEVLAPASQGCCGALSVHNGREDEAQRFARALIDTFERAGVDSIVVNAAGCGSSMKEYADLLSDDPAYAERARRFAGRVRDISEILVQAGPVATRHPLPMAIAYHDACHLAHAQGIRAQPRELLRGIPGLELREIPEAEICCGSAGIYNVLHPAPARELGDRKAANVLSTEAPLLVTANPGCLMQVASSLERSGRRIALAHIVEVLDASIRGGDPASLGVPPSETRS; the protein is encoded by the coding sequence GTGAGCACGCCCGAGAGCGGACCTGGCCCGGTGTCGACGCCCACCGGCACGTTGGGCACCGACCAGAGGCTGTCGCTGACGCCCGTCCAGTCCGGGCCCCCGGCCTTCGACGCCCACCGGCCGCCGTCGGCCGAGCTCGTCGCGGACTGCGTGCACTGCGGTTTCTGCCTGCCCACCTGCCCGACGTACGCGCTCTGGGGCGAGGAGATGGACTCGCCGCGCGGGCGGATCTACCTCATGAACGAGGGACTGCAGGGCGAGCCGATGACGCCCTCGATGGTCCAGCACTTCGATGCGTGTCTCGGCTGCATGGCCTGTGTGACGGCCTGCCCGTCAGGCGTCCAGTACGACCGGCTCATCGAGGCGACCCGCGCCCAGGTGGAGCGACGGCACGAGCGTCCGCGGCGGGAGAAGGCCCTCCGCGCCGCCATCTTCGCGGTCTTCCCCTACCCGAAGCGGCTGCGGGCCCTCCGTGGGCCGCTGCGCCTGCACCAGAAGACCGGCTTGTCCCGCCTGCTCCGACGCACCGGCGTGCTCGACCGGCTCTCTCCGACGCTCGCCTCGATGGAGGCTCTGGCGCCACCGCTCGAGAACCGTGAGCCCGTGCCCGAGCGCACGCCCGCGCAGGGCACCAAACGCGGCACGGTCGGGATGCTCCTCGGCTGCGTGCAGCGCGAGTTCTTCCCCGGTGTCAACGCCGCCACCGCGCGCGTCCTCGCCGCCGAGGGCTTCGAGGTCCTGGCGCCCGCCTCCCAAGGTTGCTGCGGCGCCCTGTCGGTGCACAACGGGCGCGAGGACGAGGCCCAGCGTTTCGCCCGCGCCCTCATCGACACGTTCGAGCGTGCCGGGGTGGACAGCATCGTCGTCAACGCCGCCGGGTGTGGCTCCTCGATGAAGGAGTATGCCGACCTGCTCTCCGACGACCCGGCGTACGCCGAGCGCGCGCGGCGGTTCGCCGGCCGGGTCCGCGACATCTCGGAGATCCTCGTCCAGGCCGGACCCGTCGCGACCCGCCACCCGCTTCCGATGGCCATCGCCTACCATGACGCGTGCCACCTCGCGCACGCCCAAGGCATCCGCGCACAGCCACGTGAGCTGCTGCGCGGCATCCCGGGGCTGGAGCTCCGGGAGATCCCGGAGGCAGAGATCTGCTGTGGCTCCGCCGGCATCTACAACGTCCTGCATCCGGCGCCGGCGCGCGAGCTCGGCGACCGCAAGGCGGCCAACGTGCTGAGCACCGAGGCGCCGCTCCTCGTCACCGCAAACCCCGGCTGCCTGATGCAGGTGGCCTCGTCCCTCGAGCGCAGCGGCCGCCGCATCGCGCTCGCCCACATCGTGGAGGTTCTCGATGCCTCCATCCGAGGAGGCGACCCCGCCAGCCTCGGCGTCCCACCCAGCGAGACCCGCTCCTGA
- the aceB gene encoding malate synthase A: MRVTEGVQITAESGGRFAEILTEPAIEFLGSLHRAFDARRLELLRAREVRYEQLVAGHQLEFLPDTKEVREGDWQVAPPAPGLVDRRVEITGPTDRKMTINALNSGAKVWLADFEDASTPTWDNVVQGQLNLIDALDRKIDYTSDEGKSYALRPAEELATIVVRPRGWHLSEKHVLVDGEPMSGSLVDFGLYFFHCAQRQIDAGKGPYFYLPKMESHLEARLWNDVFVHAQDHVGIPQGTIRATCLIETYPAAFEMEEILYELRDHSSGLNAGRWDYIFSVIKKFRTRGRDFLLPDRNQVTMTVPFMRAYTELLVRTCHKRGAHAIGGMAAFIPSRDPEVNEAAFQKVTDDKTREANDGFDGSWVAHPGMVELCKEAFTKVLGDRPNQIDKKREDVEVTAEQLLDVKATPGTVTEAGLRNNISVGVQYLHTWLKGSGAVGIFNLMEDAATAEISRSQVWQWLHNDVELDTGTKVTRELIDRLVEEEVAKLPGDPADYDEARSTFLEVAVADDFAEFLTLPAYERMP; this comes from the coding sequence ATGAGAGTGACCGAAGGCGTGCAGATCACGGCCGAGAGCGGCGGACGGTTCGCGGAGATCCTCACGGAGCCGGCGATCGAGTTCCTCGGTTCGCTGCACCGGGCGTTCGACGCGCGACGTCTGGAGCTCCTCCGGGCGCGGGAGGTGCGCTACGAGCAGCTCGTCGCGGGTCACCAGCTCGAGTTCCTCCCCGACACCAAGGAGGTCCGCGAGGGGGACTGGCAGGTCGCCCCGCCGGCGCCCGGACTCGTCGACCGCCGCGTCGAGATCACCGGCCCGACCGACCGCAAGATGACGATCAACGCCCTCAACTCGGGGGCCAAGGTGTGGCTCGCCGATTTCGAGGACGCCTCGACGCCCACGTGGGACAACGTCGTCCAGGGCCAGCTCAACCTCATCGACGCCCTTGACCGCAAGATCGACTACACGAGCGACGAGGGCAAGTCCTACGCCCTGCGCCCCGCCGAGGAGCTGGCGACCATCGTCGTCCGCCCCCGCGGCTGGCACCTGTCCGAGAAGCACGTCCTCGTCGACGGTGAGCCGATGTCCGGCTCGCTCGTCGACTTCGGTCTCTACTTCTTCCACTGCGCCCAGCGCCAGATCGACGCCGGGAAGGGTCCCTACTTCTACCTGCCGAAGATGGAGAGCCACCTGGAGGCCCGGCTCTGGAACGACGTGTTCGTCCACGCGCAGGACCACGTGGGCATCCCGCAGGGCACGATCCGCGCCACCTGCCTCATCGAGACCTACCCGGCCGCCTTCGAGATGGAGGAGATCCTCTACGAGCTCCGGGACCACTCCTCGGGCCTCAACGCCGGGCGGTGGGACTACATCTTCAGCGTCATCAAGAAGTTCCGCACGCGAGGGCGCGACTTCCTCCTGCCGGACCGCAACCAGGTGACCATGACCGTGCCGTTCATGAGGGCCTACACGGAGCTGCTCGTGCGGACCTGCCACAAGCGCGGTGCCCACGCCATCGGCGGGATGGCGGCGTTCATCCCGAGCCGCGACCCGGAGGTCAACGAGGCCGCGTTCCAGAAGGTGACCGACGACAAGACCCGCGAGGCGAACGACGGCTTCGACGGGTCGTGGGTGGCTCACCCCGGCATGGTGGAGCTCTGCAAGGAGGCGTTCACCAAGGTCCTGGGTGACCGGCCCAACCAGATCGACAAGAAGCGGGAGGACGTCGAGGTCACCGCTGAGCAGCTGCTCGACGTGAAGGCGACCCCCGGGACGGTGACCGAGGCCGGCCTGCGGAACAACATCAGCGTCGGGGTCCAGTACCTCCACACGTGGCTCAAGGGCTCCGGTGCGGTCGGCATCTTCAACCTCATGGAGGACGCGGCGACGGCCGAGATCTCCCGCTCGCAGGTGTGGCAGTGGCTGCACAACGACGTCGAGCTCGACACGGGCACGAAGGTCACCCGCGAGCTCATCGACCGGTTGGTCGAGGAGGAGGTCGCCAAGCTGCCGGGAGACCCTGCCGACTACGACGAGGCGCGCTCCACCTTCCTCGAGGTCGCCGTCGCCGACGACTTCGCCGAGTTCCTCACGCTGCCGGCCTACGAGCGGATGCCCTGA
- a CDS encoding IclR family transcriptional regulator encodes MDRGERPSADRAGAESKVVAPRRPGVQSLDRAFELLEAMADAGGIATLSELAKSTGLPMPTIHRIVQSLVAGGYVRKDVSHRYALGPRLIRLGEVAGLTLGARATPYLRRLAEQIGETANLAMLEGDSVVYVAQAPSPHAMRMFTEVGRHVLPHCTGVGKALLAELPVQNVIELIGRTGLPARTEHTLTDLDALLAELRRIREQGFAVDDGEQEVGVRCVAVAVTTGPARLAVSVSGPSGRLTLGRVHEIAPVLRDVADRLLLDLGEAGTDPAEGRRPDGLAQHRQRGRG; translated from the coding sequence GTGGACCGTGGCGAACGTCCGTCCGCCGACCGGGCGGGCGCGGAGTCCAAGGTGGTGGCGCCGCGCCGCCCCGGAGTGCAGTCGCTGGATCGCGCCTTCGAGCTGCTCGAGGCGATGGCCGACGCCGGCGGGATCGCCACCCTCTCCGAGCTCGCGAAGTCGACCGGGCTTCCGATGCCGACGATCCACCGAATCGTCCAGTCCCTCGTGGCGGGAGGCTACGTCCGCAAGGACGTGTCGCACCGATACGCCCTCGGCCCGCGGCTCATCCGGCTCGGAGAAGTCGCCGGTCTGACGCTGGGAGCGCGAGCCACGCCCTACCTCAGGCGACTGGCCGAGCAGATCGGTGAGACCGCCAACCTCGCCATGCTCGAAGGCGACTCGGTGGTCTACGTGGCGCAGGCACCATCACCGCACGCCATGCGGATGTTCACAGAGGTCGGGCGGCACGTGCTGCCGCACTGCACCGGGGTGGGGAAGGCGCTGCTGGCTGAGCTGCCCGTGCAGAACGTCATCGAGCTCATCGGCAGGACCGGCCTCCCGGCCCGCACCGAGCACACGCTGACCGACCTGGACGCCCTGCTTGCTGAGCTCCGTCGGATTCGTGAGCAGGGGTTCGCGGTCGACGACGGTGAGCAGGAGGTCGGGGTCCGGTGCGTGGCGGTTGCGGTGACCACCGGGCCGGCGCGTCTTGCGGTCTCGGTCTCCGGGCCGTCGGGGCGCCTCACCCTCGGACGCGTCCACGAGATCGCCCCCGTCCTGCGAGACGTCGCAGACCGGCTCCTCCTCGACCTCGGGGAGGCCGGGACCGACCCGGCGGAGGGCCGCCGACCGGACGGTCTCGCACAGCACCGCCAGAGGGGTCGCGGCTGA
- a CDS encoding L-lactate permease: MYRPVLDSVAGSIFLTALVAMLPLVTLFVLLGVLRISAWKAALVSLLVSILVAILAYSMPAGQAIMAGAEGAAFGFFPILWIVINAIWLYNMTVVTGHFDVLRRSFAKVSDDQRIQAVIIAFCFGALLEALAGFGTPVAITSVMLIALGFRPMKAAVVALVANTAPVAFGALAVPITTLATVTGLPEHTLSQMVGRQTPLLGIFVPMALVYIIDRGRGVRATLPATLTVGISFAIAQFATSNYLSTQLTDIVASLVGAASVVLLLRFWRPAAPYVETEEPAVARAHVSRRAAEHEAGLISGTPAAHAGGSDHPIGAGTGTAQELAERDRGHVDTTSDVFKAYAPYLIIIAIFSLSQLPGIKDALAAPGTQFKWPGLDLQTPSGKPSTLPTFKFGWLNAAGTLMLIAGLVTIPVIGISLSKAFRAYLDTYRQLAAAIVTVMAVLGLAYVMNASGQTATLGTWMAGAGAIFAIISPILGWLGVAVTGSDTSSNSLFGALQVSAAAKTGLDPILMAAANSSGGVLGKMISPQNLAIAAAAVGLSGREGDIFRKVVGWSVGFLVFMCVLVYLQSTPVLSWMVP, encoded by the coding sequence ATGTATCGCCCAGTCCTCGATTCGGTAGCCGGATCGATCTTCCTCACGGCCCTCGTGGCCATGCTTCCACTGGTCACCCTGTTCGTGCTGCTCGGCGTCCTGCGCATCAGCGCGTGGAAGGCCGCACTCGTCTCGTTGCTCGTCTCGATCCTCGTCGCGATCCTTGCGTACTCCATGCCCGCCGGACAGGCGATCATGGCCGGAGCGGAGGGGGCCGCGTTCGGGTTCTTCCCCATCCTCTGGATCGTCATCAACGCCATCTGGCTCTACAACATGACGGTGGTGACCGGGCACTTCGACGTCCTGCGCCGCTCGTTCGCGAAGGTGAGTGACGACCAGCGCATCCAGGCCGTCATCATCGCGTTCTGCTTCGGCGCCCTGCTCGAGGCGCTCGCGGGCTTCGGCACGCCCGTCGCGATCACGAGCGTCATGCTCATTGCCCTCGGCTTCCGGCCGATGAAGGCCGCCGTGGTCGCCCTCGTGGCGAACACCGCCCCGGTGGCGTTCGGCGCCCTGGCCGTGCCGATCACGACCCTCGCGACGGTGACGGGCCTGCCCGAGCACACCCTCTCGCAGATGGTCGGACGCCAGACCCCCCTCCTCGGCATCTTCGTGCCGATGGCCCTCGTCTACATCATCGACCGCGGCCGCGGGGTCCGGGCCACCCTGCCCGCGACGCTCACGGTCGGCATCAGCTTCGCCATCGCCCAGTTCGCGACGTCGAACTACCTGTCGACGCAGCTGACCGACATCGTGGCCTCGCTCGTCGGCGCCGCATCCGTCGTCCTCCTCCTGCGCTTCTGGCGGCCCGCCGCCCCGTACGTGGAGACCGAGGAGCCGGCCGTCGCGCGGGCCCACGTCTCGCGGCGCGCCGCGGAGCACGAGGCGGGCCTGATAAGCGGCACGCCCGCGGCGCATGCTGGTGGCTCGGACCACCCGATCGGCGCAGGCACGGGGACTGCGCAGGAGCTGGCCGAGCGCGACCGCGGTCACGTCGACACCACCTCCGACGTCTTCAAGGCCTACGCGCCCTACCTCATCATCATCGCGATCTTCAGCCTCAGCCAGCTCCCGGGCATCAAGGACGCACTCGCCGCGCCGGGCACCCAGTTCAAGTGGCCCGGCCTGGACCTGCAGACCCCTTCGGGCAAGCCGTCCACGCTCCCGACGTTCAAGTTCGGGTGGCTCAACGCAGCCGGCACGCTGATGCTCATCGCCGGCCTCGTGACGATCCCCGTCATCGGCATCTCCCTCAGCAAGGCGTTCCGGGCCTACCTCGACACCTACCGACAGCTCGCGGCAGCCATCGTCACCGTCATGGCCGTCCTCGGCCTCGCCTACGTCATGAACGCCTCCGGTCAGACCGCGACGCTCGGCACGTGGATGGCCGGTGCTGGGGCGATCTTCGCGATCATCTCCCCGATCCTCGGGTGGCTCGGCGTGGCCGTCACCGGCTCGGACACGTCGTCCAACTCGCTGTTCGGAGCGCTGCAGGTGTCGGCGGCCGCCAAGACCGGGCTCGACCCCATCCTCATGGCGGCGGCCAACTCCTCCGGTGGTGTCCTCGGCAAGATGATCTCGCCGCAGAACCTCGCGATCGCTGCGGCGGCGGTGGGATTGTCCGGCCGGGAGGGTGACATCTTCCGCAAGGTGGTCGGCTGGAGCGTCGGGTTCCTCGTCTTCATGTGCGTGCTCGTCTATCTCCAGTCCACGCCCGTGCTCTCGTGGATGGTCCCCTGA